The following DNA comes from Bacillota bacterium.
GCACCGCGGCCATGGCCATACCATCGCTAAAGGGGCCGATCTGAACCGGATGATGGCTGAAATCTTCGGCAAATCCACCGGCTACTGCAAAGGCAAAGGTGGCTCCATGCATATTGCCGACTTTTCCATCGGTATGCTGGGGGCTAACGGAGTGGTGGGCGGTGGCTATAATCTAGCCGTGGGTGCCGGACTGGCTGCTAAACTGTCCGGTACCGATCAAGTATCTGTCTGTTTCTTCGGTGACGGCGCTTCCAACCGCGGCACCTTCCATGAAGGTATGAACATGGCCGCTGCCTGGAAGCTACCGGTAGTATTTGTCTGTGAGAACAACCAATGGGCCTCCACCACTCCCTATCGGACTACTACTTCGGTGGAGAACATTTCCGATCGAGCTATCGGCTACGGTATTCCCGGCGTAGTAGTGGACGGAAACGATGTATTTGCCGTTTACGAAGCTGCCCAAGCCGCCGTGGAAAGAGCCCGCGACGGCGGCGGACCGACACTCTTGGAGGCCAAGACCTACCGCATTAAGGGGCACTTTGTCGGTGACCCGGAAATGTATCGAACTAAAGAAGAAGTACAGGAACAATTTGACTCTAACGATCCCTTAAAGAACTTCAAACAGGCCGTGCTTACCACCAACTCCCTCACGGAAAAAGACTTGGAAGAAATCGAAGCTAAAGTAGAAGCAGCCATTGAAGCAGCAATAGATTTTGCCCGCCAGAGTCCGTATCCGCAGCCAACCGAGCTGTTTGAAGATTTGTATGTAGAAGGTGGTGAGGCCGTATGAGAGAAATCACCTTTTCCCAAGCCACCATGGAAGCCATGGCTGAAGAGATGGCCCGCGATCAGCGCGTATTTCTGATGGGCGAAGACATTGCCCGCCAGGGCGGTATCTTCGGACAATTTAGGGGCCTGCCGCAGCAGTTCGGTTTTGACCGGGTCCGGGATACGCCGATTTCGGAAACAGCTATTGTCGGGGCTGGTGTTGGGGCTGCCCTAGCCGGCATGCGCCCGGTGGTAGATATGCACTTTGTCGACTTTATCACTGTCGCCATGGACGAAGTGGTAAACCAAATGGCCAAAGTCCGCTACATGTTCGGTGGCCAGTGTACAGTACCGGTGGTGCTTAGAGCTCCTGACGGCGCCGCCCGGTCCGCCGCCGCCCAACACTCGCAAAGTTTGGAGTCCTGGTTCGTTCACGTGCCGGGGCTCAAGGTAGTTATTCCGTCGAATCCGGCCGATGCCAAGGGCCTGCTCAAAGCCGCCATCCGCGATGACAACCCCGTGCTCTACTTCGAAAACAAGGACCTCTTTGGCAAGAAAGGACCGGTCCCCGAAGAGGAGTTCCTCACCCCCATTGGCAAAGCCAACGTGGTGCGAGAAGGTACCGATGTCACCATCGTTTCTTATTCCATTATGCTACACAAAGCCATTGAAGCAGCTGAACAACTGGCAAACGACGGCATATCAGCCGAAGTCATCGATCTTCGAACTATCGTTCCCATCGACAAAGAAACACTGTTTGAATCGATCAAAAAGACCAAGCACCTGGTCATTGCCCACGAAGCCACCAAAAACGGTGGTGTCGGATCTGAAGTGGCCGCCATTGTGGCCGAAGAGCTTATCGACTACCTGGACGGCCCGATTAAGCGAATCGGCGCCGATTTCGTTCCCATCCCCTTCAGCCCGGCGCTGGAGCCGTTGATGCTGCCCCAGGTGGAAGATATTGTTAAAGCAGTCCGGGAAATCTGCTGAGCTTTTTCCGTAATTAGCAGGGAGCAATGCTGAAAGGGGTGAGAGCGCAAGTACAACTGAGGTGGTAACCAGGGGGTTCGATATCAAAAGATAGCTGTAGATTCGGTTTCTAATGATCTTATTTAGGGAGGTGTAGCCCTCTTGTGGGGGGCGTAGCTCATGAACAGAACAGTTATTCGTATCGTTGCTGTTTCCCTTCTTCTGGCACTGGTACTGACAGCTGTTGGCTGCACTAAACCGGCCGAACAACCGAGTGGGTCAGACGCAAAACTAAAAGACGAGTACAAGCTTACCATGAACGTATCCAACGAGACCATTTGGGGCCAGGGCGGGAACAAGTTTGCCGAGCTGGTCAAAGAATATACCGACGGCAAAGTCAATGTGAAAGTGTATCCTAATGCCATGCTCACCGGCGGTGACCAGATGCGTCAGGCCGAGATGGTGCAAAGCGGTGCCATCGACTTCATGGTTAACTCCACCATTAACATTGCGCCGACCATCCCTGAGTTCGACGTCTTCTCATTACCTTTCTTGTTCCCGACCTATGAAGCGGTT
Coding sequences within:
- a CDS encoding thiamine pyrophosphate-dependent dehydrogenase E1 component subunit alpha encodes the protein MYTIRRFEENVNNLFLAGEIPGFVHLYIGEEAIATGMMANLSPKDYITSTHRGHGHTIAKGADLNRMMAEIFGKSTGYCKGKGGSMHIADFSIGMLGANGVVGGGYNLAVGAGLAAKLSGTDQVSVCFFGDGASNRGTFHEGMNMAAAWKLPVVFVCENNQWASTTPYRTTTSVENISDRAIGYGIPGVVVDGNDVFAVYEAAQAAVERARDGGGPTLLEAKTYRIKGHFVGDPEMYRTKEEVQEQFDSNDPLKNFKQAVLTTNSLTEKDLEEIEAKVEAAIEAAIDFARQSPYPQPTELFEDLYVEGGEAV
- a CDS encoding alpha-ketoacid dehydrogenase subunit beta, yielding MREITFSQATMEAMAEEMARDQRVFLMGEDIARQGGIFGQFRGLPQQFGFDRVRDTPISETAIVGAGVGAALAGMRPVVDMHFVDFITVAMDEVVNQMAKVRYMFGGQCTVPVVLRAPDGAARSAAAQHSQSLESWFVHVPGLKVVIPSNPADAKGLLKAAIRDDNPVLYFENKDLFGKKGPVPEEEFLTPIGKANVVREGTDVTIVSYSIMLHKAIEAAEQLANDGISAEVIDLRTIVPIDKETLFESIKKTKHLVIAHEATKNGGVGSEVAAIVAEELIDYLDGPIKRIGADFVPIPFSPALEPLMLPQVEDIVKAVREIC